The Spirosoma linguale DSM 74 genomic interval GTCTATCTCCTCGGCTTATCGTTATGGCCCTGCGCAGATGAGTTATTGTTCCCCGCCGGGCAATCGGAGATAGCTGTGCTTTCCCCGACCACGCCTTCATCGAATACGGACCGGACGCACCAGAACGATGCCTGTACCCCTTTCTGTACCTGCGCCTGTTGCGCGGCTACGATTACGGTTGCCCCGCGTTCTCAGTATGCACTGCTCCCCTCGAATGAGATCGTACCGATCTCGGTAGCAACGTTTAGCTACGCATCAGCTCACCCCCTTACTATAGTAACGGCTATCTGGCAACCGCCTAAGCTCCGGGTCTGAACACCCTCACCGGTCGCGATGGACTATCCCGCTACGCCCCCAAACGGCGTAGTGGTGCGGTACGTGTGCATCCGGCCAATTCCTATTATCCATTTGTTCAGACTCGATCATGCTGGATTCAATCATCCGTTATTCCATTCAAAACAAACTCATTATTGGGCTCCTGACGCTGGCCCTGGTTATCTGGGGCGGTTATTCAGTAACCCGTTTACCTATCGATGCCCTGCCGGATATTACCAACAATCAGGTGCAGGTCATCACGCAAAGTCCGGCCCTGTCGGCACCCGATGTCGAGCGGCTCATCAGCTTTCCCATCGAGCAGACGATGGCCAACCTGCCCAATCTACTCGAAGTGCGGTCCATTTCCCGCTTTGGCCTGTCGGTAGTCACCATTGTCTTCGAAGACGGCGTTGATATCTATCTAGCCCGCCAGCAGGTGAGTGAACGGTTGGGACAATCCCGTTCCCAGATACCGGCGGGGACGGGGGAGCCCGCCCTGGGGCCCGTTTCGACGGGTCTGGGCGAGATCTACCAGTACGTGCTGCAACCAAAACCAGGCTACGAGAAACGATACCCGGCCATGGAACTGCGCTCCATTCAGGACTGGATCGTCCGTCGCCAATTGCTGGGGACCAAAGGCGTAGCCGACGTGAGTAGTTTTGGGGGGTTCCTGAAACAATACGAAGTAGCCGTCGACCCCCAGCGGCTGCGGGCTGCGGGGGTTACCATGGACGAATTGTTCATGGCCCTGGAAAAAAACAACCAAAATACGGGGGGGGCTTACATCGACCGAAGGCCCAATGCCTATTTTATCCGTTCCGAAGGGCTGATTGGTACCCTGGCGGATATCGGTAAGGTAGTCGTGCGCCGGACGCCGGGGGGTATTCCCGTGCTGGTGCGGGACGTGGCCCAGGTTCAGCTTGGGCAGGCCGTGCGCTACGGGGCGATGGTTGGTAATGGCAAAGGTGAGGTCGTGGGCGGTATCGTGCTCATGCTCAAAGGGGCCAATGCCTCCCAGGTCATCGGCAATGTGAATCAACGTATCAATCAAATTAAATCCTCACTGCCCGAAGGCGTCGACATTCACGCTTTTCTGGATCGCACCCGTCTGGTGAAACGGGCCATCGGGACCGTAGAAAAAAACTTAATTGAAGGCGCGCTCATCGTCATCTTTGTGCTGGTGTTGTTGCTGGGCAACTGGCGGGCGGGTCTGGTGGTGGCTTCCATGATCCCCCTCTGTATGCTGTTTGCCATCTCGCTGATGAATCTGTTCGGCGTGTCGGGTAACCTGATGAGCCTGGGTGCCATTGACTTTGGTTTAATAGTCGACGGAGCGGTCATTATTGTGGAGGCTACCCTGCACCATATTGCGCTCAAAAATTTTCGGCACCACCTCTCCCAGGAGCAGATGGACGAAGAAGTCTTCGAGTCGGCCAGCCGGATCCGTTCTTCGGCCGCATTCGGCGAGATCATCATTCTGATTGTGTACCTGCCGATTCTGGCTTTAGTCGGGGTAGAAGGGAAAATGTTTCGCCCTATGGCCCAGACCGTCGCCTTTGCCATTCTGGGCGCGTTTATTCTCTCGCTGACGTACGTACCCATGATTTCGGCCCTGCTGCTGAGCAAGAAGCCCATTCGGGAGGGGACGAGGACTATCTCTGATCGGATCATCCACTTTTTTCACCGCCTGTATGAACCGGCCATTCGCTGGACGCTGCGCCACAAAGGGATTGTAGTAGGAATGGCCCTGGGGCTTTTCGCACTTGCCCTGTTCATATTTAGCCGACTGGGCGGGGAGTTTATTCCCCAGCTCGACGAGGGTGATCTGGCCGTGGAGATGCGCATTATGACGGGGTCCTCGCTGGCCGAGTCCATCGATGCTAACCTTAAAGCCGGTCAGATTTTAAAGAAAAACTTTCCCGAAGTCAGGGAAACCATCGGTAAAATTGGGTCCAGTGAGATTCCCACCGATCCCATGCCCATTGAAGCCACCGATTTAATGGTGATTCTCAAAGACCGGGCCGACTGGACCTCGGCCACCAGCCGGGAGGAACTGGCCGAGAAGATGCAGGCCAAGCTGCAGCAGATTCCGGGGGTCACATTTGGCTTTCTGCAACCCATTCAGATGCGTTTCAGCGAGTTGATCTCCGGTGTCAAGCAGGACATTGCCATTAAACTATTCGGCGAGGATCTGGGCGTGCTGGCTGACTACGCGGCTCGCATTGGCCGCGTGGTCGGAACGGTACCGGGTGCGGAAGACCTTTACGTCGAGCAGGTGTCGGGCTTGCCCCAGATTGTGGTTAAATTCGACCGGGATGCCCTGGCCCGTTTTGGCTTATCGGTTAACGATGCCAACCGCTATATTCAGGCCGCTTTTGCCGGTTCGGCGGCCGGACTGGTTTACGAAGGCGAACGGCGCTATGACCTGGTGGTGCGGCTGCAGCAGCAGAGCCGTCAGCGGCTGGAAGACGTGCAGAACCTGCTGATTAGTACGGGGGAGAACGGGCAAATTCCCCTCAGCCAGGTAGCCGACGTGTCTTTCCAAAACAGCGTCAATCAGATTCAGCGGGAAGACGCTAAACGGCGGATCATTGTGGCCTTTAACGTGCGGGGGCGGGACGTGGAAAGCGTAGTGAATGAACTCCAGGGCAAGATCAATAGCCAGATCAAGTTCCCGCCCGGCTATTACGTCACCTACGGCGGGCAGTTTGAAAACCTCCAGGAAGCCAAAGACCGGCTCAGCATTGCGGTTCCGGTGGCCCTGGGGCTAATTTTCCTGCTCTTGTTTTTTACTTTCGGTTCCTTTCGGCAGAGTCTGCTGATTTTCTCGGCGATTCCCCTGTCGGCCATTGGGGGTATCATCGCGCTCTGGCTGCGGGATATGCCCTTCAGCATCTCGGCGGGGGTAGGCTTCATTGCCCTGTTCGGGGTGGCAGTGCTCAACGGCATCGTCTTAATCGGAGAATTCAACCACCTCAAGGATGAAACCGACCTGAGTCTGGACGAACGGATATTGCAGGGAACGGCGACCCGTCTGCGCCCGGTGATGATGACGGCCCTGGTGGCCTCGCTGGGCTTTTTGCCCATGGCTCTGGCAACCAGCGCCGGGGCGGAGGTGCAGCGGCCACTGGCCACGGTGGTTATTGGTGGGCTGGTATCGGCAACTTTACTAACCCTACTGATTTTACCCTGTCTGTACTGGTGGGAACAAACGAAGTTTGGTTCCAAACGGCTCCCCACCGTCCCGGCGGGTGTGGGCCACGTGGTTACCTGGCTGGTGGTGCTGGGGTTACTGGCCGGTACGGCCACCGCCACCCAGGCGCAGGTACCGCAACTGGTATCGGGCGGGCCGCTGTCGCTCAATGCGGCCCTTCAGCAGGCTACAGCCAACAATGGAACGGCCCGCGTCAGCGCGCTGGGGATTGCCCAGCAGCAAACCGGCCGCCGGGCCGCCCGGGACATTGGAGCCACCAATTTTTCCTGGATGGGCGGGCAGTACAATGGTCCTAATTTCGATAACAACTTCACCGTCAGCCAGAGCCTGCCGAACCCCAAACTAATTCGGCAGTTGGGCCGACTGGCCGATGCGGGCGTCAGCGGCAGCGAAGCTCAGGCGCGGCTTACCCAGAATGGCCTGCGGGCGCAGGTGAAGGCGGCTTACTATGATTTGCTGTATCTGGCCGAACGGCGTCGGTTGCTCCGGGCACAGGACAGCCTACTGGTAGCTTTCCTGTCGGCGACGGACCTGCGGCTTAAAACCGGCGAAGGAACCGCCGTCGAGGTGGCTACGGCCACCAACCAGTTGGGCGAACTGCGCAATACGCTGGCCCAGACGGAAGCAGATCGGCTCATCGCCCTAAGTCGGTTGCAAACGCTGTTGAATACCAGCCAGCCCGTCAGTTTATCCGACAGCGTACTGACGCGCCGGGAGCTTCCGGTTGTCACCGACTCCGCAACACTGGCTCAAACGCCGGAACTGGCCCTGTTGCGGCAGCAAATCGAGATAGCCGCCCGGCAAACCGACGTGGAACAGGCCCGGTTGCTGCCCAGTTTCTCGCTGGGGTATTTTAACCAGTCCCTAATTGGTACCTATACGGTCGATGGCAAGGAAGTAACCTACGGGGGCGGCAGGCGATTCCAGGGGGTCACGGCGGGAGTTGCCGTACCGCTGTTCACCCGACCCCAGCGGGCCCGCATCGAATCCGCCCGGCTGGGGCAGCAGATTGGGGAAGCTACGCTGGCCCTGACCCAGCGCAATTTGCAGGGTGAACTAACGAGCACCATTCAGGAAATCCGCAAGTTGCAAAGCAGCCTGACTTACTATGAGCAAACCGGTCTGCCTACGGCCCGGCTGCTGGCCGACAAGGCAGGAATTGCCTTTCGGGCCGGTGAAATTGCCTATCTCCAGTACTCCCTGGCCCTTACCCAGGCCTACCAGACCCGCGCCAGCTACGTCGATGTGCTGAGCCAATACAATCAATCCGTCATTCGCTTAGAGCAGATTCTGGGCTTACCATAACTCAATCATGAAACGAATCATTTTTTGCGTCAGTCTGCTGTGGCTGACAATGGCCTGTAAGGAATCCACCGACAACCAAACGGCCACCTCACCAGAAACGGGCGAGGCCGCCAAGACCCCGCCAACTGCCGCACCCGATGTCGTGGAACTGACGAATGACCAACTCCGCATTGGGGCGATAGAAATGGGTCAGGTGAGTTACCGGAATCTGGGGCTGCTTTTACAGGTAAACGGGCGGCTGGCCGTTCCCGCCCAGAGTCAGGTTGCCATCACCGCTATCCAGGGTGGTTTCGTGCGTAATCTGCCGTTGCTCCCCGGTCAGCCGGTGCGCAAAGGTCAACTGCTGGCCCGGATCGAAAATCCGGATCTGGTGCAGTTGCAGCAGGATTACGCCGAAAATCAAAGTCGTCTGACGTACTTAGACGCTGAGTTCGCCCGGCAGAAGGAACTCAGCGAACAGAACGTGGGTGCCCTGAAGGTATTTCAGCAAACGTCCGCTGAACGCAATCAGGTCCGCGCCCGGCTGGGTGGTATGGCCCAGCGGTTGCGGCTGGTGGGCCTCTCCCCCCAGGCCGCCCTGGATGGCAAGTTTAATTCGTATTATTCCGTAACGGCTCCCGTCAATGGGGTTGTCACCAATGTGTCGGTCAACGTGGGTCAGTTTGTTCAGCCCGCCGATGTGATTGCCCAGCTCACCAGCAGCCAGGGACTCTACGCCGAACTGACCGTCTTTGAAAAAGAACTGCCCCAGCTACGGGAGGGCCAGCGGGTGAGCCTGCGGCTCAACAATGAAGGCGGGAAAGAACGTTCGGGGCGTATCACCTACATTAACCGGACCATCGACGCGGATCGGTCGGTGCGGGTGGTCGCCCGGCTCGACCAGCCCGATGCGCACCTGGCTCCCAATACGTTCCTGAAAGCGACCCTGGATTTGGGCGACAGCCGGGTGACGGCCCTACCCGAAGGGGCTATTGTTTCGGCGGAGGGTAAGGAGTATATTTTTATTGTCCAGCCCCAGTCCGAACCGGAAAAGCACGATGCGTCGGCTACTGCCGGCGGGTCGGGTCGGACGACTTCAGAAAAGGGCGCGCAACCGGCAGGTTCCGCCGAACAGCACAGTACGGCTTTCAAACAGATTCCGGTACGCCGGGGCGTTACCGAAGGCGGCTACTCCCAGGTTACGCTGCCCGCCAATTTTGATCTGACTAAAACGCGGGTCGTTGTCAAAGGTGCCTTCGCCGTGCTGTCGCAGCTCAAAGGCGGAGGAGAAGAGGAAGAATAAGCAGCAATTCTCCGCCCTGACGAAGGCAATGGGGCACTTCGTCAGGGCTCACTGGCCCCGGTTCACCCCTTAATCTGCGAATCTATGGAAAAAGTACAGCTTGATCTGCCCGTTTTATTACCTGATTTGCCCGACCAGAAGGATCAGTGCATCCAGCGGTTAGGGGCACTGCTCGACCAGCGTCCCGGCATTGAGAAAGTCCATGTCCGGCATGCCCAAAAGGGCCATCCCGATCAACTTTGCATTCATTACGACCCCGGGACCATTTCCCTGACCCGTGTACAAACCCTGGCCCGGCAAACAGGGGCCGAACTCACCCAGCGTTATGGTCATTATGTTGGTCACCTGGCGGGCATTCGCCACGCCCGCCACGCCCGGACCGTGACAGACCAGATCAGCCGGTGGCCCGGTGTGCTGGAAGCCTCCGTTTCGGCCAGCGGGGCCGTTCATCTGGAATTTGATCAGCAGCAAATCAGCCTGAGTGCCCTGATGGATCAGTTAGCCAAGAACAATACGCCGGGGCAGCCAACAGACCAGGTTAAGAGCGAGGTTAAAGAGGAAACCAGTCAGGCTTCGCCGCCAAAGAATCCTGACCACCAGGGCCACGACCATGCGCCGGGTGGAACTTACGACCACGGGGCCGGCGCATCGGGT includes:
- a CDS encoding heavy metal efflux pump, CzcA family (TIGRFAM: heavy metal efflux pump, CzcA family~PFAM: acriflavin resistance protein; outer membrane efflux protein~KEGG: pap:PSPA7_2717 RND divalent metal cation efflux transporter CzcA), with translation MLDSIIRYSIQNKLIIGLLTLALVIWGGYSVTRLPIDALPDITNNQVQVITQSPALSAPDVERLISFPIEQTMANLPNLLEVRSISRFGLSVVTIVFEDGVDIYLARQQVSERLGQSRSQIPAGTGEPALGPVSTGLGEIYQYVLQPKPGYEKRYPAMELRSIQDWIVRRQLLGTKGVADVSSFGGFLKQYEVAVDPQRLRAAGVTMDELFMALEKNNQNTGGAYIDRRPNAYFIRSEGLIGTLADIGKVVVRRTPGGIPVLVRDVAQVQLGQAVRYGAMVGNGKGEVVGGIVLMLKGANASQVIGNVNQRINQIKSSLPEGVDIHAFLDRTRLVKRAIGTVEKNLIEGALIVIFVLVLLLGNWRAGLVVASMIPLCMLFAISLMNLFGVSGNLMSLGAIDFGLIVDGAVIIVEATLHHIALKNFRHHLSQEQMDEEVFESASRIRSSAAFGEIIILIVYLPILALVGVEGKMFRPMAQTVAFAILGAFILSLTYVPMISALLLSKKPIREGTRTISDRIIHFFHRLYEPAIRWTLRHKGIVVGMALGLFALALFIFSRLGGEFIPQLDEGDLAVEMRIMTGSSLAESIDANLKAGQILKKNFPEVRETIGKIGSSEIPTDPMPIEATDLMVILKDRADWTSATSREELAEKMQAKLQQIPGVTFGFLQPIQMRFSELISGVKQDIAIKLFGEDLGVLADYAARIGRVVGTVPGAEDLYVEQVSGLPQIVVKFDRDALARFGLSVNDANRYIQAAFAGSAAGLVYEGERRYDLVVRLQQQSRQRLEDVQNLLISTGENGQIPLSQVADVSFQNSVNQIQREDAKRRIIVAFNVRGRDVESVVNELQGKINSQIKFPPGYYVTYGGQFENLQEAKDRLSIAVPVALGLIFLLLFFTFGSFRQSLLIFSAIPLSAIGGIIALWLRDMPFSISAGVGFIALFGVAVLNGIVLIGEFNHLKDETDLSLDERILQGTATRLRPVMMTALVASLGFLPMALATSAGAEVQRPLATVVIGGLVSATLLTLLILPCLYWWEQTKFGSKRLPTVPAGVGHVVTWLVVLGLLAGTATATQAQVPQLVSGGPLSLNAALQQATANNGTARVSALGIAQQQTGRRAARDIGATNFSWMGGQYNGPNFDNNFTVSQSLPNPKLIRQLGRLADAGVSGSEAQARLTQNGLRAQVKAAYYDLLYLAERRRLLRAQDSLLVAFLSATDLRLKTGEGTAVEVATATNQLGELRNTLAQTEADRLIALSRLQTLLNTSQPVSLSDSVLTRRELPVVTDSATLAQTPELALLRQQIEIAARQTDVEQARLLPSFSLGYFNQSLIGTYTVDGKEVTYGGGRRFQGVTAGVAVPLFTRPQRARIESARLGQQIGEATLALTQRNLQGELTSTIQEIRKLQSSLTYYEQTGLPTARLLADKAGIAFRAGEIAYLQYSLALTQAYQTRASYVDVLSQYNQSVIRLEQILGLP
- a CDS encoding efflux transporter, RND family, MFP subunit (TIGRFAM: efflux transporter, RND family, MFP subunit~KEGG: dar:Daro_2253 secretion protein HlyD), with amino-acid sequence MKRIIFCVSLLWLTMACKESTDNQTATSPETGEAAKTPPTAAPDVVELTNDQLRIGAIEMGQVSYRNLGLLLQVNGRLAVPAQSQVAITAIQGGFVRNLPLLPGQPVRKGQLLARIENPDLVQLQQDYAENQSRLTYLDAEFARQKELSEQNVGALKVFQQTSAERNQVRARLGGMAQRLRLVGLSPQAALDGKFNSYYSVTAPVNGVVTNVSVNVGQFVQPADVIAQLTSSQGLYAELTVFEKELPQLREGQRVSLRLNNEGGKERSGRITYINRTIDADRSVRVVARLDQPDAHLAPNTFLKATLDLGDSRVTALPEGAIVSAEGKEYIFIVQPQSEPEKHDASATAGGSGRTTSEKGAQPAGSAEQHSTAFKQIPVRRGVTEGGYSQVTLPANFDLTKTRVVVKGAFAVLSQLKGGGEEEE